The following nucleotide sequence is from Primulina tabacum isolate GXHZ01 chromosome 2, ASM2559414v2, whole genome shotgun sequence.
AGCTTGGGAAAAAGTTTGAGGTTCAACAACAGTAGATATAGCATTAATCAAGACTTTATATGATGGAGATAACTTGCCATCATCTAGCACATTAGTTAATGGATGACTGGTAGAAGAAGAAAATGTTGAATTAGTGGTAAAGCAATGGTATTCTCGTAGATGAGATGGTTGAACATGGAGTCTACCAGAACGAGTATGCGGAGGATGTTCATCATTGTTAGGCGTGGAGATTGGTTCGGGTTGAGTCGGCAAAACACTATCACAGAAAGGATCCACTTGGGGTGTATGTTGACTCTCAAAGGGGAACACATTCTCATGAAAAACAATATCACAAGATATGTAAACCTCATTTGTTTCGAGATTAATGAGTTTATATGCCTTGTAACCAGGTGGATATCCAAGAAAGACAGATTTGATGGCTCGAGGGGAAAACTTTGTGCGTTGGCTTGGTAACGTGGAACCATAACATAAACACCCAAAGGACTTGAGATGTGAATAGTTTGAAGGCTTATGGTGTAACAATTCAAATGGAGATTTGTTATGCAAACGTGGAGAGGGTGTTCTATTTATTAGATAAGCTGCAGTAATGATGCAATCAGACCAATAAGGCAAGGGAGTGTGTGATTGAAACATTAAGGCGCGTGCAACATTCAAAAGATGTTGATGTTTGCGTTCCACGACAGAATTTTGCTGTGGACGCTCAACACAAGACTTGCAAGGGATTATACCTTTTGATCTAAAGAGGTCAGCGAAGTTTAATTCATGTGCATTATCAGACCTAACTGCTTTAATCTTGGCCCCAAATTGAGTTGAGATCAGCTGACAGAAATCAGGAAAGATGGTTAACATATCAGATTTCCTTCTTAGTAAATGAACCCAAGTGAAACGTGAGTGATCATCGACAATGGTGAGGAAATATTTATATCCTTCGACACTTATTTGGTGGAAAGGACCCCAAACATCAATGTGGAGAAGATCAAATGAAGCAGCACATGTGGAGTTATTGGAGAGAAATGATAATCTCTTTTGTTTGGACATATGACAAATAGAACAGTCAAATGATTCATGACGTTTTATTGATTCAATACCCAAAGTTTTACCTATTACAGAGAGTCTAGTTTAAGAAGGGTGGCCCATACGAAAATGCCACAGTTTGCTTTGAGTAGATGAAACATTACATATGGTTGGAGACAAACTTGAGGGATCTAGAATGTATAGGTTGCCAACTCGTTTACCCGTCCAAATCATCCTGCCCTCGGTGAAAACCTGAATATGACAAGAATCAGAGGAAAATGACACTGAACAATGCATGTCTCTAGTTAATGCACTGATGGATATGAGGTTAAAATGAAAGGCAGGAACACATAATACATTTTCAAGTAAGAAGTTAGAGGATAGAGAAACTGATCCTATATGTGTTGCCGTTGTATTGGATTTGTCTGGGAGTGTGACAGTGGTAGAGACAGGTGTAGACACATGATACAAGGATGGTGAACAACAGATGTGGTGAGTAGCAccagtatccaatacccaaTGCTTATGAATATTGGAAAGAACACTAAGACAAGAAGGAAATGTATCACTGAAACAAGAGACTGAGGCTTCACAAGTCTCATGCTGTTGTGAATCCAAAGAAGTACCATGATCAAGTTGGAGTTGAGAGCTCAAGAATGCAATGAGTTGTTTGCACTGGTCTGGACTTAGTGCATCTCGAGCTTGACTTTATTTCCTTTACCATCTCGACTGCCAAATGACCCTTTGACAGCCAGCAGCAATGTGAGGTGAATAAAAAGATGAGGAAGACTTATTCATAGATGAATTCGGCACATCATTGTGAATTGATCGTTGCCTCTCTTACTGCATAATCAGTGAGAAGATCTTCGATATGGTAGGCAATGGATCCATCATGAGAATCTGAGCTCGATTCTGAGCATAAGACTCATTTAATCCCATGAGGAACTGTATGCTGCATTCCTGATTGTGATGGTTAACCCAATCCTTCATCGCACCACATTTACACACCGAAACTGGTtgaaactctttcaattcaTCCCAAAGTGTTCTCATCCGCGTGTAATATGTGCCAACCTCCATAGAACCTTGCTGTAATCCACTTAACAGCTTCTTAATTTGGAAGATACGAGGAGCATTGCTCTGTTGAAAACGATCGCGTAGATCTCCCCAAATTTCATGTGCTGTTGAAAAATACAGCAAGCTATCGGCGATTTCACGATTAACTGAATTCAGTATCCATGATGTCACCATACTATTGCACCGTAACCACGATCCATATAATAGGTCATCAATTGGGGGTCGTGCAAAGCTACCGTCAACAAATCCAAGCTTATTCTTGGCTGTTAAAGCCATTGACATAGCACGATTCCAAGTATTGTAGTTCGTACCTGTGAGACTATGCGACACTAAATTCAAGCCTGGGTGATCAGCATTGTACAAGTAGAAGGGGCTGCTGGAATCTTCCAGAGATACTCGAGCAGCTGCCTGAGTGTTTGAAGCTTGATTACCTTTGGCCATGGAAGCCAGTTTACAGAGATTGGAGCAGTTTcgatagctctgataccatttcaGAAATATGGAGAAATCTCAAATGAAGTATATTGTGTTATAACCGCAGTGCGGAATGAAAGAGAATTctaaattctcaattcaacagTGAGCCTATTTATACATGAAAGAAAGCAGGTAGGAAACGTATGAGTGTGTGAGTGTTTATAAAAGTGTGTTTACAAAATACACTTCTAATACGAGATAAATACAAAATCTGAAGACAGCTTCTTCATTGGAATAAGATTTTTGAAAGCAGGGTAGTTTTATAGCATGATTAATGTTTGATTGAATCTACTTATCCTATACTGATATCCATACGCAAAGTATCATCATATAATCGTACAAGAAAGGCTTATTTTGTGTAACTTTCTAATTTTGATGGATAGGTAAAAGAGGATGGTCACTTCTTCTACTTACCTTTGGACTTTCAGCAGTTCCGGAAAGTATGTGCAGTTGAGGCATTTTTCGTAGCATTAGAGGAAAAATCTAAAGATGCTCTGCTGTGCATGAGTGCTGCAGTGCACAAGGTACATAGAAAGAGTAGTGTTTGTGTATTTTAAGAAGCCATTGCATGTTGTGCTTGGAAATGATTTTTACATGCTTTCAAATTCTAGCAGGTCCTTTTCATAAGAGAAGATCTCAGTGAAAATCATGCCAAGGTTAATATCCGTCTGCACAACTACCCGGAGTCCATGATTGCTCTAAAGAATCTGAAGGCCGCCTATATTGGTAATGCTGTGAATCTTTTCAACTATTGTTTTTAATATATAGGAGTTATTTGTGATGAAAATTGCTTTACAGGGTAAATAATTGTGGTTCCTTAATTGAATGATGAAATAGATAGGCTTGTATCAGTACGTGGAACAGTGATAAAAGTTAGTACAGTCCGCCCTATGGTGATGCAAATGAGTTTTTCCTGTGCTAAATGCGGGACTACTATTACATGTGGCTTTCCTGAGGGGAAATTTTCTCCACCATCAAAATGTGAAATGCAAGCTTGCAGGAGTCGATATTTTGATCCAATCAGATCTAGTGCTCGGTCAATTGATTTCCAAAAGATCAGGTGTGGCTGCGGACATTTCATCAACTGCCATGCTTAAGAAAATTCCCTCCTTATATGTTATAGCAAGACCATACTATCTGTCTGATACTTTCCTAATGTAACGTAATGTGATTTATAGGATTCAGGAGCTGCTGAAATCCGAACATCACGAAGAAGGGCATGTTCCCCGGACTGTTGAATGTGAGCTGACTGAAGATCTTGTGGATGCATGCGTTCCTGGTGATGTTGTGACTGTCATTGGCATAATACGAGTGATCAATAGTTATATGGATATTGGAGGAGGTATGTGAAACTATCTGCTGCAACATCCACAATATTCTCCCAGTCTTATGTGCCATCTAATGAGGACTTGGAAGGATTTTTAAGATGAAAGTCAAACTTACACCATCTCCTCAACTTTTGTCCTGTTGATGTATCTTCTTGTATTTATATCGTGTTCCCCAAACAATAGGTTTTTTGTCAGATATAAAAATCAGGTCTACCTGACAAAAATATTTCCATTGCAATTCCTGAAATTCAACATAATATTTCCATTATTTACATGATTCCTAAACATGTACTGAACAGAACAGAACTGCTTTGATTTCTTCTGTGGCAGGAAAGTCAAAAGGCAAAAATCAAGCACTGTATTATTTATACGTTGAAGTTGTTTCAATAACAAACTCAAAGTCACAATCCTTGACTGAGGATGTGCAAAATGCCAATGCCAAGAATATAGAGCGTTTTGATTTATATTCATTTTCTCCCAGAGATCTAGAATTCATTGTAAAGTTCTCCGAGGAGCATGGCTCTGATGTCTTTCGTCAAATTCTGCAATCAATTTGTCCATCCATTTATGGGCATGAGCTTGTTAAAGGTATATGAAAATTATTCTGATTGACTTTCTTTCAATTAATCTATAACCATGAAAAATGAGATTAAGAACCATTGTGTCGCTATACCCTTTAATTTTAAGAATGTTATCCAAGAATAAGCATTTAGATTGTAGGTATAATATTGGCATTGTtcaatcaaaaccatgattcTGGTGACGTATCAGATTTAGCTCCTTCAACACACCATATTACTTTTTCTAAATATGACAATTATACACAATCCAAGAATGGTTCATCTCTATGAATACGTAACTGAGGTTTCCGATTTATTACCAGGCAATAGCTAGAAATCTGTAAACCTTGTCTTATTTTTGACCTAAAATGCCACACTGCCATTCCAGTGAAAAAATAGAATAGAATCTAACCCATCTTAACCTGTAATTTGTGATGGAATATTGTGGTGCCATTCTCCGGTACTTAATAAATATACTATTTATTGCAATCATTCTTTACCAAGAGATACTCACTTTCGCTCATCACATGAGCATCTGGTTTACAAGCAGACTTCAGAGGTTCTATTGTTGTTTATGCATTTGAATAGTATAGCTGGTTTGTTGAATTTAAAACATAAGTTTGGATGTCAGAAAATGGTGAATGTgctatttttcttcttttctttgtttGTTAAAGCCGGAATTACATTGTCCCTGTTTGGTGGTGTTCGAAAGCATTCTATGGATCAGAATAAGGTACCTGTCAGAGGAGATATCCATATAATTATTGTTGGTACGTAATTTATGTTCTATTTTTTCTTGCATTGAATTGGAACCAACTTTGCCAGTTCTTTTAGTTTTTTCTGTTTCCAAAATTCACCTACAGTTGATGGGAGCATTTAAACTcttgaaattttgatatttataattataattattatttatccatTTAATTAGGTGATCCTGGACTTGGTAAAAGTCAACTTCTTCAAGCAGCAGCTTCGGTTTCTCCACGTGGCATCTATGTTTGTGGTAATGCCACAACAAATGCTGGCCTTACTGTTACAGTGGTAAAAGATCCTATGACAAGTGACTACGCTTTTGAGGCTGGTATATTGTCTTCTGCCACTACTATAACCAAGTTGACTGTTTTGGGAGTGTCAAGTTTTGTTTGGAAATTATAACTAGCATCTTAATTGCTGAAGATTAATACAATTTTGGTTTGATGTCCATTCCTTCTTTCTTCTCTCTCTATCTCTGTTTCAAACTTAGTTAGTGGTtgtttgatttcaaattctactcTTCCAGATGTTAATTTACCGTGCAGATCCTTGTATTTATTCTCTCATATACTCAAAGACACGAGCACTATCCCATAAAGATACGAATTTTTTCTTCACATAAATAATTCTTTCATGCATATTTATAGAGAGCATAAACTTACTAATATTTTGTTGGATTAGGTTTTGCAACTCTTATTTAACCTTTATCTCTCAGAGAAtgtacaaattttaataaacgtcttttcaaaaattcttttttCCAAGTAAGAGACAATTTCGGTCTTTGTTCTCGGTTAACTTTGAAATAATGTCAGGTGAAGACCAAGAGTAGGGGGAAGGGATATCTTAGAAAAGTAAAACATCTGTGCTTGGTACTCATATAAACGGAATATCCTGATGTCAAATGACCTTCAAACAGGCCAAAAACCGTTGAGATTGAATAATTAGTTTCCACATATACAATTATATAACATTTAGGACAACTAAACACTTCACCCAGAAGAATCCCTGAGCTGGgctaaatattatttttatctgtTCCTCATATATAGAAATTCAATCAGATCATACTTATATAGGCTTTGTATACAAAATAAACACACATGGCTAAAATCAACAATCATGTTCTTTTACAGGTGCCATGGTACTCGCTGACAGTGGATTATGCTGTATTGATGAGTTCGACAAAATGTCAGCTGACCACCAGGTTTGTCAACTCATGACTCGTTCCATGGACAGGACTTCGTTATCCAAATGAAACTTTGTTATCATGTAATGTCTTTAGGCACTATTGGAAGCTATGGAACAGCAGTGTGTGTCTGTTGCAAAGGCAGGACTTGTGGCAAGTTTATCAGCAAGAACATCTGTTTTAGCGGCGGCAAACCCTGTTGGGGGTCATTATAAGTACTGCCACTAATTTAGATCCAAACTATGGTTTACTGCGTCTTTTTCCCTTTTATTGCCCAGCATCCATTATCTCCAAAAAAttcccttttccttttccttttctttttccaaaTGGGAAGAGGAACAAAGGATTAGCTACAGGCTTTCTGTATGCATGCTCTGACTCAGATGCTCTGGTATTTATCGCATCtatacaatttattttaaacattagTTCTGTTTTCAAGTTTGTAGTCTAATTGCAGCCGTGCGAAAACTGTGAACGAGAATCTGAAAATGAGTGCTGCACTCCTCTCAcgatttgatttggttttcatATTACTTGATAAGCCTGACGAGTTGCTGGATAAGAGGCTTTCCGAGCACGTAATGTCAGTAAGTCATTCCGCCAGCGGTCAAAACAGATGCATGAGTACAAGACATTCAATAGCTGGTTTTATGCACTTGATTTGAGATCACTTTTCCGGCTAGATGCATGCTTCACTGTCTTTTTGAACCTTAACATTCACTCTATACCAGCATTTCGCGGAGTTAAAATGAGCAGTTTGATAACTTGATGTCCCAAGTCTTGGGAGACAATTCCAAATGCTCAAATATGGATTTGTTAGGAAACTATTGCAATATTTAAAAGTTAAGGACATGAAATAATTCAGAAGCCCGAATGCTTGCATGTTACCGTTTCAAAATCCCAGGCTAAAAATTCCTGTTAATACTTTTTCACACTGAATAATAGAAATCATATCTGGATGAATCTTAACATTCTTACTGTCACAGTACTTTGTTCATTGCTTTTATGGTTCTGCAATTCCTGAAGAACAATGTATGACCTACTCCTAATGAAGGAAACGCAAGATAGAACCAGCTCTAGATAAACGTGTTCTCTTTAAAAAGCTTCTGGAATCATCAATAGATTAGCTTCATGGAGTCTTAATATACAATTAGAccatcatatttaaaatattctgattttaaatattaatcatGGAATTATATTATTAACAGCTTCATGCTGGTAATGGCCATGCGTCACCCTCCGGAAAGAGGTTATGTAGAGGTGATGTTTCAATATTTGTAAATCATTCACCATATGATTCTCTTGACGCCAAGTTTAAATTGCCACAATGCAGAACCAAGGGATATTAGGGGCGTAGATATGACTTTGCAAAGTGGTT
It contains:
- the LOC142526428 gene encoding putative DNA helicase MCM8, which translates into the protein MYGNSAAMIAKSKLQSRSVNDCWSVLALYFPHINPKDSELRHCITSDLFHFFSSPSSQQFISQVKEDGHFFYLPLDFQQFRKVCAVEAFFVALEEKSKDALLCMSAAVHKVLFIREDLSENHAKVNIRLHNYPESMIALKNLKAAYIDRLVSVRGTVIKVSTVRPMVMQMSFSCAKCGTTITCGFPEGKFSPPSKCEMQACRSRYFDPIRSSARSIDFQKIRIQELLKSEHHEEGHVPRTVECELTEDLVDACVPGDVVTVIGIIRVINSYMDIGGGKSKGKNQALYYLYVEVVSITNSKSQSLTEDVQNANAKNIERFDLYSFSPRDLEFIVKFSEEHGSDVFRQILQSICPSIYGHELVKAGITLSLFGGVRKHSMDQNKVPVRGDIHIIIVGDPGLGKSQLLQAAASVSPRGIYVCGNATTNAGLTVTVVKDPMTSDYAFEAGAMVLADSGLCCIDEFDKMSADHQALLEAMEQQCVSVAKAGLVASLSARTSVLAAANPVGGHYNRAKTVNENLKMSAALLSRFDLVFILLDKPDELLDKRLSEHVMSLHAGNGHASPSGKRLCREPRDIRGVDMTLQSGSLIMRLRLDPKKESDFVPLPSPLLRKYIAYARTFVFPRMTKPAADILQKFYLQLRDHNTSLDSTPITARQLESLVRLAEARARVDLREEISAQDALDVVEIMKDSLYDKYVDENGFVDFGRSGGMSQQKEAKRFLSALNKQSEMQQKDCFSIAEIYSLADRIGLRVADIDTFVDNLNNVGYLLKKGSKTYQVLSSSYSRSQSSSRLR